A genomic segment from Bradyrhizobium diazoefficiens USDA 110 encodes:
- a CDS encoding DUF1501 domain-containing protein translates to MIDCVENRLLTSRRGLLLGGASFAAWAYLPKFARAADGRDPRLIVVILRGALDGLSTVAPVGDPDYAGLHGSIALAADGAHPAIMLDSFFALHPAMPEFARMYRDMHAAVIHAVATPYRDRSHFDGQDVLESGYAGPGRVQSGWLNRALEALPRGERVSSGLAVGPTTPLVLRGNAPTVGWAPVALPQADDDTAMRLVDLYRHRDPALAMALSQGLQLEKAASGDDMKPKGGNQVAQMRQVARGAAKLMAADDGPRIAALAFDGWDTHANEGGPVGRLAFLLGGLDGALVEFENGLGERWRDTVVVVATEFGRTARINGTDGTDHGTATVALLAGGAVKGGRVISDWPGLKPANLYEARDLKPTTDLRSVIKGVLQGQFGLSDRVLAETVFPDSASARPMKGLVA, encoded by the coding sequence ATGATCGACTGCGTCGAGAACCGGCTCCTCACCTCGCGCCGCGGTCTTCTGCTCGGCGGTGCCTCCTTCGCGGCCTGGGCCTATTTGCCGAAATTCGCCCGCGCGGCCGACGGTCGCGATCCCAGGCTGATCGTGGTGATCCTGCGCGGTGCGCTCGACGGGCTCTCGACCGTCGCGCCGGTCGGTGACCCCGATTATGCCGGCCTGCACGGATCGATCGCGCTCGCGGCGGACGGCGCGCATCCCGCGATCATGCTCGATTCCTTCTTCGCGCTGCATCCGGCTATGCCGGAGTTCGCGCGCATGTATCGCGACATGCATGCCGCAGTGATCCACGCGGTGGCGACACCCTATCGCGACCGTTCGCATTTCGACGGCCAGGACGTGCTCGAAAGCGGTTATGCCGGCCCCGGCCGGGTGCAGTCCGGCTGGCTCAACCGCGCGCTGGAAGCGCTGCCGCGCGGCGAGCGCGTGTCGAGCGGCCTTGCGGTCGGGCCGACCACGCCGCTGGTGCTGCGCGGCAATGCGCCGACCGTCGGCTGGGCGCCGGTGGCGCTGCCGCAGGCCGACGACGACACCGCGATGCGGCTCGTCGATCTCTACCGTCACCGCGATCCCGCGTTGGCGATGGCCCTCTCGCAGGGCCTCCAGTTGGAGAAGGCCGCAAGCGGCGACGACATGAAGCCGAAGGGCGGCAATCAGGTCGCGCAGATGCGCCAGGTCGCGCGCGGCGCCGCCAAGCTGATGGCGGCCGACGACGGCCCGCGCATCGCCGCGCTCGCCTTCGACGGCTGGGATACGCACGCCAATGAAGGCGGCCCGGTCGGGCGTCTCGCCTTCCTGCTCGGCGGGCTCGACGGCGCGCTCGTCGAATTCGAGAACGGCCTCGGCGAGCGCTGGCGCGATACCGTCGTCGTCGTCGCCACCGAATTCGGCCGCACCGCGCGCATCAACGGCACCGACGGCACCGATCACGGCACCGCCACCGTCGCGCTGCTCGCCGGCGGCGCGGTGAAGGGCGGCCGCGTCATCTCCGACTGGCCGGGCCTCAAGCCCGCCAACCTCTATGAGGCCCGCGACCTCAAGCCCACCACGGACTTGCGCTCCGTGATCAAGGGCGTGCTGCAAGGCCAGTTTGGCCTGTCCGATCGCGTGCTGGCCGAGACGGTGTTCCCGGACAGCGCAAGCGCAAGGCCGATGAAGGGCTTGGTGGCCTAA
- a CDS encoding glutathione S-transferase family protein, producing the protein MSLKLFELVGTDASRPFSPYCWRTRMALAHKGLAAESLPWRFTEKSAIAPHGSEKVPVLLHDDKPVVDSWTIANYLEDRFPDRPSLFGGEGGRAMARMINAFGDIAIVGGIFPLIIADIPKNLADVDAAYFRQSREARFGGKTLEEIMASRDAGVVAFRKSLEMMRQTLKKQPFIGGGAPNYADYIVFGGFQWARVTSPFKLLEADDPVYAWREKLLDAFDGMARTSPGHAV; encoded by the coding sequence ATGTCGCTCAAACTGTTCGAACTCGTCGGCACCGACGCCTCGCGTCCCTTCAGCCCGTATTGCTGGCGCACGCGGATGGCGCTGGCGCACAAGGGGCTGGCGGCGGAATCGCTGCCCTGGCGCTTCACCGAGAAGAGCGCGATCGCGCCGCACGGCTCGGAGAAGGTCCCGGTGCTCCTGCACGATGACAAGCCCGTCGTCGATTCCTGGACGATCGCGAACTATCTCGAAGACAGGTTTCCGGATCGCCCGTCGCTGTTCGGCGGCGAGGGCGGCCGCGCCATGGCGCGCATGATCAACGCCTTCGGCGACATCGCCATCGTCGGCGGCATCTTTCCGCTGATCATCGCCGACATCCCGAAGAATCTCGCCGACGTCGATGCCGCCTATTTCCGCCAATCGCGCGAGGCGCGCTTTGGCGGCAAGACGCTGGAAGAGATCATGGCCAGCCGCGATGCCGGCGTGGTCGCCTTCCGCAAATCGTTGGAGATGATGCGGCAAACGTTGAAGAAGCAGCCCTTCATCGGCGGCGGCGCGCCGAACTATGCCGACTACATCGTGTTCGGCGGTTTTCAGTGGGCGCGCGTGACGAGCCCGTTCAAGCTGCTGGAGGCGGATGATCCGGTCTACGCCTGGCGCGAGAAGCTGCTCGACGCGTTCGACGGCATGGCGCGGACCTCACCGGGGCATGCGGTGTAA
- a CDS encoding PAS-domain containing protein — MRYGWRAICGPVLTAATLLLAILFDRAIPSPAPLLVCIVALAGALSGFASAITSAAFAVTGTVLLLFFHRAMPLATADLVQLGLLAVTTAGTAAISGLMRERLLGTFAAERQSHATAARLSAALDQVDIGIVLLDAETRAEFINRAFRDYFAVPDDIADGKPPFVALMYHGRDTGAFELPEDELATFIAQRMEMVRIGDATPINIALRSGEVLRFVCAALPDGGRMLSYTPVTDLVRHTDAPSRADYYRSLRDPTGRRLIRHLRAAE, encoded by the coding sequence ATGCGATACGGATGGCGTGCGATCTGTGGACCGGTGCTGACAGCGGCGACCCTGCTGCTGGCGATCCTTTTCGATCGCGCCATCCCCTCGCCCGCACCGCTGCTCGTCTGCATCGTGGCGCTTGCGGGCGCGCTGTCGGGTTTCGCCTCCGCCATCACCAGCGCAGCCTTCGCCGTGACCGGCACGGTGCTGCTCCTGTTCTTCCACCGAGCAATGCCCTTGGCGACCGCGGATCTGGTGCAGCTCGGCCTCCTCGCGGTGACGACCGCCGGCACTGCCGCGATCAGCGGCCTGATGCGCGAGCGGCTGCTCGGCACCTTTGCCGCCGAGCGCCAGAGCCACGCCACCGCCGCGCGGCTGTCGGCCGCGCTCGACCAGGTCGATATCGGCATCGTGCTGCTGGATGCCGAGACGCGCGCCGAATTCATCAACCGCGCGTTCCGCGATTATTTTGCGGTGCCGGACGACATCGCCGACGGCAAACCGCCCTTCGTCGCGCTGATGTATCACGGCCGCGACACCGGCGCGTTCGAGCTGCCGGAGGACGAGCTCGCCACCTTCATCGCGCAGCGCATGGAGATGGTGCGCATCGGCGATGCCACGCCGATCAACATCGCCTTGCGCAGTGGCGAGGTGCTGCGCTTCGTCTGCGCCGCGCTGCCCGACGGCGGGCGCATGCTGAGCTACACCCCGGTAACCGACCTCGTGCGCCACACCGATGCGCCCTCGCGCGCCGACTATTACCGTTCGCTGCGTGACCCCACCGGCCGCAGGCTGATCCGGCACCTGCGCGCCGCGGAATAG
- a CDS encoding cysteine-rich CWC family protein, producing MTIPKESSMQGPRRLTCSRCGTEFGCDLSGTCWCAEETARLPMPVKGEDCLCRDCLRKAAARSPDGAQA from the coding sequence ATGACAATTCCGAAAGAATCCTCAATGCAGGGCCCGCGCCGTCTCACCTGCTCCCGCTGCGGCACCGAGTTCGGCTGCGACCTCTCGGGCACCTGCTGGTGCGCGGAGGAAACCGCGCGACTGCCGATGCCGGTCAAGGGCGAGGATTGTTTGTGCCGGGACTGTCTGCGCAAGGCGGCGGCGCGTAGCCCGGATGGAGCGCAAGCGTAA
- a CDS encoding aldo/keto reductase: MEIRNLGASGLRVSAVGLGCNNFGQRTDLETSRKVIHRALDLGITLFDTADIYSNMGGSENVLGTVLGDRRKDIVLATKYSKPMAEDGTKQGASRRYIMAAVEASLKRLKTDYIDLYQQHDYDPLTPIEESLRALDDLVRQGKVRYIGNSNFPAWRIAEAEYVARAMNVSRFVSCQDEYSLVVRDIEKDLLPAATEYKLGLLPFFPLASGLLTGKYRKGESAPDDTRFGKVPRLRDRYVTPRNEDIVEKLQAFAKARGHSMLELAFSWLASRPQVSSVIAGATRVEQIEENVKAIAWKLSTDDLAEIDTITLG; the protein is encoded by the coding sequence ATGGAAATTCGCAATCTCGGCGCCTCCGGCCTTCGCGTGTCTGCGGTCGGGCTCGGCTGCAACAATTTCGGCCAGCGCACCGACCTCGAGACCTCGCGCAAGGTGATCCATCGCGCGCTCGACCTCGGCATCACGCTGTTCGACACCGCCGACATCTATTCGAACATGGGCGGCTCGGAAAACGTGCTCGGCACTGTCCTGGGCGATCGCCGCAAGGACATCGTGCTGGCGACGAAATATTCCAAGCCGATGGCGGAGGACGGAACCAAGCAGGGCGCCTCGCGCCGCTACATCATGGCCGCCGTGGAAGCGAGCCTGAAGCGGCTGAAGACCGACTACATCGATCTCTACCAGCAGCACGACTATGACCCGCTGACGCCGATCGAGGAGAGCCTGCGCGCGCTCGACGATCTCGTCCGGCAGGGCAAGGTCCGCTACATCGGCAATTCGAACTTTCCGGCCTGGCGGATCGCCGAGGCCGAGTACGTCGCACGCGCGATGAATGTCAGCCGCTTCGTCTCCTGCCAGGACGAATATTCCCTGGTGGTGCGCGACATCGAGAAGGACTTGCTACCGGCAGCAACGGAATACAAGCTCGGCCTGTTGCCGTTCTTCCCGCTCGCCAGCGGACTTCTGACCGGAAAGTACCGGAAGGGCGAGAGCGCGCCTGACGACACCCGCTTCGGCAAGGTGCCGCGGCTGCGCGACCGCTACGTCACGCCGCGCAACGAGGACATCGTCGAGAAGCTCCAGGCCTTCGCCAAGGCGCGCGGCCACAGCATGCTCGAGCTTGCCTTCTCCTGGCTCGCCTCGCGCCCGCAGGTGTCGAGCGTGATCGCCGGCGCCACCCGCGTCGAGCAGATCGAGGAAAACGTCAAGGCGATCGCGTGGAAGCTCAGCACTGATGATCTTGCCGAGATCGACACGATCACCCTGGGCTGA
- a CDS encoding antibiotic biosynthesis monooxygenase family protein: protein MYIAMNRFRVAKGSEAAFEQVWLSRDTHLDKVPGFVEFHLLRGPELEDHTLYASHTVWANHAAFEAWTKSEAFRAAHHKAGDNKPLYLGHPQFEGFEVMQTVGRGAK, encoded by the coding sequence ATGTACATCGCCATGAACCGCTTCCGCGTCGCCAAGGGCTCCGAGGCCGCCTTCGAGCAGGTCTGGCTCTCGCGCGACACGCATCTGGACAAGGTGCCGGGCTTCGTCGAATTCCATCTGCTGCGCGGCCCCGAGCTCGAGGACCACACGCTGTATGCCTCGCACACCGTGTGGGCGAACCACGCGGCGTTCGAGGCGTGGACCAAGTCGGAGGCTTTTCGGGCCGCGCATCACAAGGCCGGCGACAACAAGCCGCTTTATCTCGGCCATCCGCAATTCGAAGGCTTCGAAGTGATGCAGACGGTGGGGCGCGGCGCGAAATAG
- a CDS encoding DUF1800 domain-containing protein, with protein sequence MARDSQAALVALNRFGLGARGGASGDLINAASDPRGFVKAELARPNGVLLEAPGLQSTPQLGQAVFAYQDEVKQAREAAAKAGTPPEAPPLQAPADQKPGPRRNLSLNTAATEIAGQMAEAKPADAAAKPETMQPNMAAPPAAKPAPQPLNVIQKTFRAEALARLQRATLVECGFTERLVVFWSNHFCISASKGELARIWAGAFEREAIRPHVLGRFADMLKAVEQHPAMLFFLDNQQSLGPDSRAGQNRKRGLNENLAREIMELHTLGVGGGYTQEDVTSLARIITGWTFAGRQGGLGTPGSFAFNVNAHQPGPQVLLGKTYEPTGLAQGEAALADIARHPSTANFIATKLVRHFVADDPPQALVARLRDVFVKTDGDLKAMATALVDSDEAWKAPLTKMRSPYDFLVASGRLLARVPEDPGAYLNGLNLLGQPLWSPSGPNGFPDTVAAWAAPEGMKLRLDIAAQMGARLGNNIDPLDLLEFAAADAASIETRRTIERAESRQQALALLLMSPEMQRR encoded by the coding sequence ATGGCCCGCGATTCGCAAGCCGCCCTCGTCGCGCTCAACCGCTTCGGCCTCGGCGCCCGCGGCGGGGCATCCGGCGATCTGATCAACGCGGCGTCCGATCCGCGCGGTTTCGTGAAGGCGGAACTGGCGCGTCCCAACGGCGTGCTGCTGGAGGCGCCCGGCCTGCAATCGACGCCGCAACTCGGTCAGGCCGTGTTCGCCTATCAGGACGAGGTCAAGCAGGCACGTGAGGCCGCCGCCAAGGCCGGCACGCCGCCCGAAGCGCCGCCACTGCAGGCGCCGGCTGATCAGAAGCCCGGGCCGCGCCGCAATCTCTCGCTGAACACGGCTGCGACCGAGATCGCCGGCCAGATGGCCGAAGCCAAGCCGGCGGACGCTGCGGCGAAGCCCGAGACCATGCAGCCGAACATGGCCGCGCCGCCCGCCGCAAAACCTGCACCGCAGCCGCTCAACGTGATCCAGAAAACCTTTCGTGCCGAGGCGCTGGCGCGCTTGCAGCGTGCCACGCTGGTCGAGTGCGGCTTCACCGAGCGGCTGGTCGTGTTCTGGTCCAACCATTTCTGCATCTCCGCGAGCAAGGGCGAGCTGGCGCGGATCTGGGCCGGCGCGTTCGAGCGCGAGGCGATCCGGCCGCACGTGCTCGGGCGCTTCGCCGACATGCTCAAGGCGGTCGAGCAGCATCCGGCCATGCTGTTCTTCCTCGACAACCAGCAATCGCTTGGGCCGGACTCGCGCGCGGGGCAAAACCGCAAGCGCGGGCTCAACGAAAATCTCGCGCGCGAGATCATGGAGCTGCACACGCTCGGCGTCGGCGGCGGCTACACGCAGGAGGACGTCACCTCGCTCGCGCGCATCATCACGGGCTGGACCTTTGCCGGACGGCAAGGCGGGCTCGGCACACCCGGCTCCTTCGCCTTCAACGTCAACGCGCACCAGCCGGGGCCGCAAGTGCTGCTCGGCAAGACCTACGAGCCGACGGGGCTGGCGCAGGGCGAGGCGGCGCTCGCCGACATCGCCCGGCATCCGTCGACCGCGAATTTCATCGCGACCAAGCTCGTTCGTCATTTCGTCGCCGACGATCCGCCCCAGGCATTGGTCGCGCGCCTGCGCGACGTCTTCGTCAAGACCGATGGTGATCTCAAGGCCATGGCGACCGCGTTGGTCGATTCTGACGAGGCCTGGAAGGCGCCGCTGACCAAGATGCGCAGCCCTTACGATTTCCTGGTCGCGAGCGGCCGGCTGCTCGCGCGCGTGCCGGAGGATCCCGGCGCCTATCTGAACGGTCTCAATCTGCTCGGCCAGCCGCTGTGGTCGCCGTCCGGTCCCAACGGTTTCCCGGACACCGTTGCGGCCTGGGCCGCGCCCGAAGGCATGAAGCTGCGGCTCGACATCGCCGCGCAGATGGGCGCGCGGCTCGGCAACAACATCGACCCGCTCGACCTGCTGGAATTCGCAGCGGCAGACGCGGCGTCGATCGAAACGCGGCGGACCATCGAGCGCGCGGAATCGCGCCAGCAGGCGCTGGCGCTGCTGCTGATGTCGCCGGAAATGCAGAGGAGATGA
- a CDS encoding GNAT family N-acetyltransferase: MSLTVRSVTKQDYDQWLPLWDGYNAFYGRSGPTALAPEITRMTWQRFFDAYEPLHALVAESDGRLLGLTHYLFHRSTTAIEPSCYLQDLFTLEAARGKGVASALIHGVYERAKLAGSPRVYWQTHETNVTAQRLYDKVAERSGFIVYRKLF, from the coding sequence ATGTCGCTCACCGTTCGCTCCGTCACCAAGCAGGACTACGATCAATGGCTGCCGCTGTGGGACGGCTACAACGCCTTCTACGGCCGCTCGGGCCCGACCGCGCTCGCGCCCGAGATCACGCGGATGACGTGGCAGCGCTTCTTCGACGCCTATGAACCCTTGCATGCGCTGGTCGCCGAAAGCGACGGCCGGCTGCTCGGGCTGACGCACTACCTGTTCCATCGCAGCACCACCGCGATCGAGCCGTCCTGCTATTTGCAGGATCTGTTCACGCTGGAGGCCGCGCGCGGCAAGGGCGTCGCCTCGGCGCTGATCCATGGCGTGTACGAGCGGGCGAAACTGGCGGGATCGCCGCGGGTCTACTGGCAGACGCACGAGACCAACGTCACGGCGCAGCGCCTGTACGACAAGGTCGCGGAGCGGTCCGGCTTCATCGTCTATCGCAAGCTGTTCTAA